In Pantoea cypripedii, the following proteins share a genomic window:
- a CDS encoding putative bifunctional diguanylate cyclase/phosphodiesterase, with product MLVTSYDWYTVIVSILVAMLASFTALDMAGRVATSTGKTALVWLLGGGFAMGIGIWAMHFIGMLSMSLDMVMSYNPLLTAISMVIAVLASIFALWLVCSGDLPWPRLCGGAVVLGTGVVAMHYTGMAALMFAPGIVWNWYWVAASVVIALVASGAALWLAFNLREGNGRVTLLRLGASVVMGCAIAGMHYTGMAAADFPMQSHATHMGVNSNWLAMLVTVVTLSILGITLLVSMLDARMQARTSILARSLAEANRELAQLALHDNLTRLPNRILLEDRLDQAINKADREHSHFALMFMDLDGFKAVNDAFGHHVGDNLLIAVTERMTGQMKGHYTLARMGGDEFVLLIEIDDPNDAAAAADALVKAIEKPFSISRYELMVSLSIGIAVYPGDGVDERELMFNADAAMYHTKNNGRNGYNFFQPSMNTLAQSQLQLNNDLWQAMDNNELRLFYQPKYCAPSGPIIGFEALLRWQHPTRGLLTPDKFLPMAEKTGMIINIGNWVINEACRQLHSWHLQGHPHWSVAVNLSALQFEQSNLVETVTQALSQHQIPAELLTLEVTETTAMRDPEESVRILTELTNMGVKASIDDFGTGYSSLLYLKRLPASELKIDRAFVNELQAKSEDATIVSAIVALAQSLDLKVVAEGVETEGQQAFLTGLGCNTLQGYLLGKPVPPERIGELPEFVTPAAELEVTAK from the coding sequence CCATTCTGGTGGCGATGCTGGCCTCCTTTACCGCGCTGGATATGGCGGGACGGGTGGCCACCTCCACTGGCAAGACGGCCCTGGTGTGGCTGCTTGGCGGCGGCTTTGCGATGGGCATTGGCATCTGGGCGATGCACTTCATCGGCATGCTGTCGATGAGTCTTGATATGGTGATGAGCTACAACCCTTTGCTGACGGCCATATCGATGGTGATTGCCGTACTGGCATCGATCTTTGCCCTGTGGCTGGTTTGCTCTGGCGATCTGCCCTGGCCGCGCCTGTGCGGCGGCGCGGTGGTGCTCGGCACGGGCGTGGTGGCGATGCATTACACCGGTATGGCCGCGTTGATGTTTGCACCTGGCATTGTCTGGAACTGGTACTGGGTCGCTGCGTCTGTGGTGATCGCGCTGGTCGCCTCCGGGGCAGCGCTGTGGCTGGCGTTCAACCTGCGTGAAGGAAATGGTCGCGTCACCCTGCTGCGCCTGGGGGCCTCGGTGGTGATGGGCTGCGCCATCGCCGGTATGCACTATACCGGCATGGCAGCGGCGGATTTTCCGATGCAAAGCCACGCGACACATATGGGTGTTAACAGTAACTGGCTGGCGATGCTGGTGACGGTGGTAACGCTATCGATTCTGGGCATTACCCTGCTGGTATCGATGCTGGATGCACGGATGCAGGCACGTACATCAATCCTCGCGCGTTCGCTGGCCGAGGCCAACCGTGAACTGGCGCAGCTGGCGTTGCATGACAACCTGACACGCCTGCCGAACCGTATTTTGCTGGAAGATCGTCTCGACCAGGCCATCAATAAAGCGGACCGCGAACACTCGCATTTTGCGCTGATGTTTATGGATCTTGATGGCTTCAAAGCGGTTAACGATGCCTTTGGCCACCATGTCGGTGACAATCTGCTGATCGCAGTCACCGAACGCATGACCGGGCAGATGAAAGGCCACTACACGCTGGCGCGCATGGGCGGCGATGAGTTCGTGTTGCTGATTGAAATCGACGATCCGAACGATGCCGCCGCCGCGGCAGATGCGCTGGTGAAGGCGATTGAAAAGCCGTTTAGCATCTCACGTTATGAGTTAATGGTGTCGCTGAGCATCGGCATCGCCGTGTATCCCGGCGATGGTGTCGATGAACGCGAACTGATGTTTAACGCCGACGCCGCGATGTATCACACCAAAAACAACGGGCGCAACGGCTACAACTTCTTCCAGCCTTCAATGAATACCCTGGCGCAGAGTCAGCTCCAGTTGAACAACGACCTGTGGCAGGCGATGGATAACAACGAGCTGCGGTTGTTCTATCAACCCAAATATTGCGCACCGAGCGGGCCAATTATTGGTTTTGAGGCGTTGTTGCGCTGGCAGCACCCGACGCGCGGCTTGCTGACACCGGACAAATTCCTGCCGATGGCGGAGAAGACCGGGATGATCATCAATATCGGTAACTGGGTGATCAATGAAGCCTGCCGTCAGCTGCACAGCTGGCATTTGCAGGGACATCCGCACTGGTCAGTGGCGGTCAACCTGTCGGCGTTGCAGTTTGAGCAGAGCAATCTGGTGGAAACCGTCACGCAGGCCTTGTCGCAGCATCAGATTCCGGCTGAGCTACTGACGCTGGAGGTCACCGAAACCACCGCGATGCGTGACCCGGAGGAGAGCGTCCGTATCCTGACCGAGCTGACCAATATGGGGGTGAAAGCCTCGATTGATGATTTCGGCACCGGCTATTCCAGCCTGTTATATCTCAAGCGGTTACCGGCCAGTGAGCTGAAAATCGACCGCGCCTTCGTTAATGAGCTACAGGCAAAATCAGAAGATGCTACCATCGTCTCGGCAATCGTGGCGCTGGCACAGTCGCTGGATTTGAAAGTGGTGGCCGAAGGGGTAGAAACCGAGGGGCAACAGGCGTTTCTGACCGGGCTGGGTTGTAATACGCTACAGGGATATCTGCTGGGCAAGCCGGTACCACCAGAACGCATTGGCGAACTACCGGAGTTTGTGACCCCGGCAGCGGAACTGGAAGTTACCGCGAAGTAA